The Chryseolinea soli genome contains a region encoding:
- a CDS encoding ABC transporter permease gives MLKNFFTLALRNLFKRKLFSFINIFGLALGVSACMVILKYIDFETSYDDFHVNGKNLYRITRTVYQNNEKRIATITSTYGLGPALATEFPEVKRYIRTHPMYGGAVMIYQPPTGEALAFHEYAINIVDSTFLRAFTFHAIEGNPATALDDPNAIVITESLSEKYFGKESPVGKTIRLTGTGWCNGDYTVTAVLEDVPPNSHYWFNALVPSHNLFQNQQYKEDDGWKWNNFTTYVELNDHTNAAAVNAKLPGFAQHHFDERLSGSNTKTVLGLQPLRDIHLSPGLLHDGDTTTYGMIYFFGLIATFILFIAWINYINLSTARAMERAREVGIKKAVGAQRSQLVWQFFFESVLINLLGIALAVGFAVLLLPLLGEIIGKPLAFNFSDPRLWFILLGLFVTGSLASGAYPSLALSSFRITDVLKGRSETSGFSLRKALVVFQFSASLILIVGTFVVYRQIMFMRHQDKGLQTEQMLVVNGPSTLSYNVSKQKLTLFKEELKKLPGITRVATSAAIPGGGHNWGADVRKSGSQRSDSRDGSVVWIDPDFIDAYDIKFAAGKNFNPAIRSDMESVIINETALQAYGLGTAEQALKEQLILGDDTVAILGVLKNYHWSSLKTDYVPFLFKADTISTTAVSVLLAKGSMNTTVEAIGKLYKELIPGDPYSYYFLDESFNGQYRSDQQFGKIFGLFAILAVAISCLGLWGLAAFTTAQKLKEIGVRKVLGATTTSMVYLLSKQFLRLVLIAAAISLPMAWFGIDSWLQGFAFRIGLGWDLFVVPVLILAMVALSTVSLQVIRGAAINPAKVLRSE, from the coding sequence ATGCTAAAAAACTTCTTTACGCTCGCGCTGCGGAACCTCTTCAAGCGGAAGTTGTTCTCGTTCATCAACATTTTCGGTTTGGCCCTCGGGGTTTCAGCTTGCATGGTCATTCTGAAATACATCGATTTTGAGACGAGCTATGATGATTTTCATGTCAATGGAAAAAACCTGTATCGTATCACGCGGACGGTCTATCAAAACAACGAGAAGCGCATTGCCACCATCACGTCTACCTACGGACTCGGTCCTGCGTTAGCGACGGAGTTTCCGGAGGTGAAGCGTTACATTCGCACCCATCCCATGTATGGCGGCGCCGTGATGATCTACCAGCCGCCTACGGGTGAAGCGCTGGCGTTTCATGAATATGCCATCAACATCGTGGACTCCACTTTTCTCCGGGCGTTTACGTTCCACGCCATCGAAGGCAATCCAGCCACGGCGTTGGATGACCCCAACGCGATCGTGATCACAGAGTCCTTGTCTGAAAAATATTTTGGCAAAGAATCGCCGGTAGGCAAAACGATCCGGCTCACCGGCACAGGCTGGTGCAACGGCGACTACACGGTGACGGCGGTGCTGGAGGATGTTCCCCCGAATTCGCATTACTGGTTCAACGCCCTTGTGCCTTCTCACAACCTCTTCCAAAATCAGCAGTACAAAGAAGACGACGGATGGAAGTGGAACAACTTCACCACCTATGTTGAATTGAACGACCATACGAACGCCGCAGCGGTGAACGCGAAACTCCCCGGCTTTGCACAACATCACTTCGATGAGCGGCTATCTGGATCCAATACAAAAACCGTACTGGGACTGCAGCCCCTCCGCGACATACACCTCAGTCCCGGTCTCCTGCACGATGGCGACACCACTACCTATGGCATGATCTATTTTTTTGGTCTGATCGCCACCTTCATCCTTTTCATTGCCTGGATCAACTATATCAACCTTTCCACTGCACGCGCTATGGAACGCGCCCGGGAGGTGGGCATCAAGAAGGCGGTGGGTGCACAGCGGAGCCAATTGGTGTGGCAGTTCTTTTTCGAGTCGGTGCTCATCAACTTGCTGGGCATCGCGTTGGCCGTTGGATTTGCTGTTTTGTTGCTGCCCTTGTTGGGCGAGATCATCGGCAAACCCTTGGCATTTAATTTCTCCGACCCAAGGCTATGGTTTATTTTGCTGGGCCTATTTGTCACCGGCTCGCTGGCTTCGGGTGCTTATCCTTCGCTGGCGTTGTCCTCGTTCCGCATCACGGATGTGCTGAAGGGCCGTTCGGAGACGAGTGGCTTTTCACTGCGAAAAGCTTTGGTGGTCTTTCAATTCTCTGCGTCCCTGATCCTCATCGTGGGTACGTTTGTGGTTTATCGGCAGATCATGTTCATGCGCCATCAGGATAAAGGTCTGCAAACCGAACAGATGTTGGTCGTGAATGGCCCCAGCACGTTGTCGTACAACGTGTCGAAACAAAAGCTTACGTTATTCAAAGAGGAACTCAAAAAGCTCCCCGGCATCACGCGCGTAGCCACCTCAGCGGCCATTCCCGGCGGTGGCCACAACTGGGGCGCCGACGTGCGTAAAAGCGGATCGCAGCGAAGCGACTCGCGCGACGGCAGTGTGGTGTGGATCGATCCCGATTTCATCGACGCCTACGACATCAAATTTGCCGCCGGCAAAAACTTCAATCCCGCCATCCGTTCCGATATGGAATCTGTTATCATCAATGAAACGGCTCTCCAGGCATACGGCCTCGGCACAGCCGAACAGGCTTTAAAAGAACAATTGATCCTTGGCGATGACACTGTCGCCATCCTTGGCGTGCTGAAGAACTACCATTGGAGTTCACTGAAAACCGACTATGTTCCCTTTCTTTTCAAAGCCGATACGATCTCCACCACAGCCGTCTCCGTTCTGCTCGCCAAAGGTTCCATGAATACTACCGTAGAGGCTATTGGCAAACTTTATAAAGAACTGATCCCTGGCGATCCCTATAGCTATTATTTCCTCGACGAATCCTTCAACGGACAATACAGAAGCGATCAACAATTCGGCAAGATCTTCGGGCTGTTTGCTATCCTCGCAGTCGCCATCTCGTGTCTGGGCTTGTGGGGCCTGGCCGCGTTCACCACGGCTCAAAAGTTGAAGGAGATCGGCGTACGGAAAGTGTTGGGCGCCACCACCACCAGCATGGTCTATTTGCTCTCGAAACAATTTCTCCGTCTTGTGCTTATTGCCGCGGCTATTTCGTTGCCGATGGCCTGGTTCGGGATCGACTCGTGGCTGCAGGGTTTTGCGTTCCGCATTGGTTTAGGGTGGGATCTGTTTGTCGTGCCGGTGTTGATCCTGGCGATGGTGGCGCTGTCGACCGTGAGCTTGCAGGTGATCCGGGGCGCGGCGATCAATCCGGCAAAGGTGCTGCGGTCGGAGTGA
- a CDS encoding MFS transporter has product MEPPLTIAPPARAGRREWIGLAVLIFPTLLVSMDSTVTYLALPAISAELKPTGSQLLWITDIYTFLEGGFLIIMGALGDRVGRKRLLMIGFILFAAASIMAAFAGSPPWLIAARALLGMTGAIILPCTLSLIRSLFHDDRQRTAAFGLYTAGYSGGTMLGPLIGGVLLTHFWWGSVFLISVPLMLLFFCASPLLPEYRDPDAKQFSLMNALLLLTGTLSVIFGVKRIAESGGMDWVALTTLLGGLGVSGVFVYSQTIVRNPLLNLSLFRIPAFSVTLSTLFLGLFCWAGLYLFLTQYMQLVLGYDPLKAGLLTLLPVGITVAGCILAPQTLRWVSRSVTILLGNVLMLGSIVLLAQLSTETNLILLITGFAGFNLGCGIVVTMGIDMVVSVAPHEQAGAASGISESSTTFGQAFGVALLGSVGTAVYRSKMFAFADTALSEEARGTLGGALEASKQLPVEAGLALANNARQAFVDSFHMASLLAAMAILIMIGVFVAVMKRNPK; this is encoded by the coding sequence ATGGAACCACCGCTCACAATAGCACCCCCAGCCCGCGCCGGCCGCCGCGAATGGATTGGGTTGGCCGTGCTGATCTTTCCCACCTTACTGGTGTCGATGGACTCCACCGTCACCTACCTGGCCTTACCAGCGATAAGCGCCGAACTGAAACCAACCGGCTCACAACTCTTGTGGATCACCGACATCTATACCTTCCTGGAAGGTGGTTTCCTCATCATTATGGGCGCCCTGGGCGACCGGGTGGGCCGCAAGCGCCTGCTGATGATCGGCTTCATCTTGTTTGCAGCCGCCAGTATCATGGCCGCCTTTGCCGGCAGTCCTCCATGGCTCATCGCTGCCCGCGCGTTGCTGGGCATGACGGGCGCCATCATCCTGCCCTGCACGCTTTCCCTGATCCGCAGCCTCTTCCACGACGATCGCCAGCGCACCGCAGCGTTTGGATTATATACGGCAGGCTATTCCGGAGGCACAATGCTGGGCCCATTGATCGGCGGTGTGTTGCTCACGCATTTCTGGTGGGGGTCGGTGTTCCTGATCAGCGTGCCCCTCATGCTCCTCTTCTTCTGTGCTTCGCCGCTATTACCCGAATACCGCGACCCCGATGCCAAACAATTCAGTCTCATGAACGCCCTGCTGTTGCTCACCGGCACGCTGTCGGTCATCTTTGGTGTGAAGCGGATCGCCGAGTCGGGCGGGATGGATTGGGTCGCGCTAACGACGTTGTTAGGAGGCCTGGGGGTCTCGGGTGTCTTTGTGTATTCGCAAACCATCGTGCGAAATCCCCTGCTGAACCTGAGCTTATTCCGGATCCCGGCGTTTAGCGTGACGTTGTCCACGCTTTTCCTGGGGCTGTTCTGTTGGGCGGGTCTTTACTTGTTCCTGACACAATACATGCAACTGGTGTTGGGTTACGACCCGCTCAAGGCCGGCTTGCTCACGTTGTTGCCCGTGGGCATTACGGTGGCCGGATGCATCCTGGCACCCCAGACGTTGCGTTGGGTGAGCCGGTCGGTAACGATCCTGTTGGGGAACGTGCTCATGCTGGGTTCTATCGTGTTGCTGGCACAGCTTTCCACGGAGACCAACCTAATCCTGCTCATCACAGGCTTCGCCGGGTTCAACCTGGGTTGTGGCATCGTGGTGACGATGGGCATCGATATGGTCGTGTCCGTTGCTCCCCATGAGCAAGCCGGCGCGGCGTCGGGCATTTCGGAGAGCAGCACCACATTCGGGCAGGCTTTTGGTGTGGCCTTATTGGGAAGCGTGGGCACAGCCGTGTATCGCTCAAAGATGTTCGCGTTCGCGGACACAGCATTGTCCGAAGAAGCCCGAGGCACGTTGGGCGGCGCCCTGGAAGCTTCCAAACAACTCCCCGTCGAAGCGGGTCTGGCGCTTGCAAACAACGCGCGCCAGGCTTTTGTAGATTCCTTTCACATGGCCTCCCTCCTGGCTGCAATGGCCATCCTGATTATGATCGGGGTTTTCGTGGCCGTTATGAAGCGCAATCCGAAGTAA
- a CDS encoding Gfo/Idh/MocA family protein, with protein MNSRRNFLQKMAGSALALPVLSSITTKAHAAKPETPYQGPVLRVAILGLGSYGERVADAMKDCQRAKLVGVISGTPAKIKTWQSKYGIPEKNCYNYETLDQIKNNPDIDAVYVITPNGLHKDFSVRVAKAGKHVICEKPMANDAKEAQQMVDACKAAKVKLLIGYRMHFEPITLDIVHKRKAGDFGKVLFFQGLSGFIIGDPTQWRLNKKLAGGGAMMDIGIYSINGSRYMIGEDPIWVTAQEVKTNPEKFKEGVDETITFQLGFPGGAVASCLSTYSLNNLDRFFLDGDKGYAEMGPSTGYGPIKGRTNKGEVTYPHVTHQTVQMDEMSDIILKGKQPEIPVDGEEGLKDMKIVDAIFQAVKTGGKVMIKY; from the coding sequence ATGAACTCTCGCAGGAACTTCCTCCAAAAAATGGCCGGTTCGGCACTGGCCCTTCCCGTGCTATCGTCCATCACCACTAAAGCACATGCTGCCAAACCAGAGACACCCTATCAGGGTCCCGTGCTGCGCGTGGCCATCCTGGGTCTGGGCAGCTACGGCGAACGCGTGGCCGACGCCATGAAGGATTGTCAGCGCGCCAAGTTGGTAGGTGTGATTAGCGGCACGCCGGCCAAAATAAAAACGTGGCAAAGCAAATACGGCATCCCCGAAAAGAACTGCTATAATTACGAGACCCTCGACCAGATCAAAAACAACCCCGACATCGACGCGGTCTATGTCATCACCCCCAACGGCCTGCACAAAGATTTCAGTGTGCGTGTAGCCAAAGCGGGTAAACACGTGATCTGCGAAAAACCCATGGCCAACGACGCCAAGGAAGCACAACAAATGGTAGACGCCTGCAAAGCCGCCAAGGTAAAATTACTCATCGGCTACCGCATGCACTTCGAACCTATCACACTCGACATCGTGCACAAACGCAAAGCCGGCGACTTTGGCAAGGTGTTGTTCTTCCAGGGCCTTTCCGGTTTCATCATCGGCGATCCTACACAGTGGCGTCTTAACAAAAAGCTCGCCGGCGGCGGTGCTATGATGGACATCGGCATCTACTCCATCAACGGGTCGCGCTACATGATCGGCGAAGATCCTATCTGGGTAACGGCCCAGGAGGTAAAAACCAACCCTGAAAAATTCAAGGAAGGCGTCGACGAAACCATCACGTTCCAGCTCGGGTTTCCCGGCGGCGCGGTAGCTTCATGTTTATCTACGTATAGCCTGAACAACCTCGATCGCTTCTTCCTCGATGGTGACAAAGGATATGCTGAAATGGGTCCGAGTACCGGTTATGGCCCGATAAAGGGACGTACCAACAAAGGTGAAGTCACTTATCCGCACGTGACGCATCAAACGGTGCAGATGGATGAGATGTCGGATATTATTTTGAAAGGGAAACAGCCGGAGATCCCGGTGGATGGTGAAGAGGGTTTGAAGGATATGAAGATTGTCGACGCTATCTTTCAAGCGGTGAAAACGGGTGGCAAGGTGATGATTAAATATTAG
- a CDS encoding energy transducer TonB produces MKFCFFLTIALLAASRVTAQSAEQITGYFNDQWEAVTDPKTAAFYKTVEQTDSIYLVRHYSISGKKQRYAEYLDEALTKPHGKMLTYYESGALKGEERWDHGEHVGTQKTYYENGSLQKESRTAALGAEEVFIHCFSKDGRELLSNGKGVIQVETPEPGFDLYEEVRDSVAVFAYKVSRVTGDTTSIALEKPAEYKGGIKAMNRHIEGRLTYPKEARRKRVSGSVFVSFVIDKKGNVTDVEVVKGVDPALDAVAFAAIASMKPWIPGEKLGQVTKCRFVLPIYFRLP; encoded by the coding sequence ATGAAATTTTGTTTCTTTTTGACGATCGCTTTGCTGGCCGCATCGCGTGTGACAGCCCAATCCGCCGAACAAATCACCGGATATTTTAACGACCAGTGGGAAGCAGTTACCGATCCGAAAACCGCTGCATTTTACAAAACGGTTGAGCAAACGGACAGCATTTACCTGGTTCGTCACTATTCCATCTCGGGAAAGAAACAGCGATACGCTGAGTATTTAGATGAGGCGCTCACGAAGCCTCATGGAAAAATGCTGACGTACTATGAGAGCGGAGCCCTGAAAGGAGAAGAAAGATGGGACCATGGAGAACATGTAGGGACGCAAAAGACCTACTACGAGAACGGGTCGCTGCAAAAGGAAAGCAGAACCGCCGCATTGGGTGCTGAGGAAGTTTTTATTCATTGCTTTTCAAAAGATGGCCGCGAGCTGTTGTCTAATGGAAAAGGTGTGATCCAGGTCGAAACCCCTGAACCGGGGTTTGATCTGTATGAAGAAGTGAGGGATTCTGTAGCGGTGTTCGCCTACAAGGTATCGCGGGTCACCGGCGACACGACCTCCATTGCGTTGGAGAAACCAGCGGAATATAAAGGCGGGATCAAGGCGATGAACCGTCACATTGAGGGGCGTTTGACGTATCCCAAGGAGGCTCGGCGAAAACGTGTGTCCGGCTCGGTATTCGTTTCATTTGTCATTGACAAAAAAGGTAACGTGACCGACGTCGAGGTTGTGAAGGGAGTTGATCCTGCATTGGATGCGGTGGCGTTTGCTGCGATTGCTTCCATGAAACCATGGATTCCCGGCGAGAAGTTGGGCCAGGTGACGAAGTGTAGGTTCGTTTTGCCGATATATTTCAGGCTTCCATAA
- a CDS encoding helix-turn-helix transcriptional regulator — MEADIHTLYTSGFYRVIDFKCRCTDCRTSKPEYSESFSISYVRKGNFLFNVFRHALDSYSGCVLVTKPGYERTVTHTHEVPDECTIFDFRNDFHAALVDQYGNLPFFRNPDLHSTLIRTTPEMEFLHHHILRLILTQAGSKLEIDNLVLEVIEKTLARIGDYTPDHRINLRLKKNHLITIETAKAYITENFCNDISLLEIARHCCVSPFHFSRIFKTFTGEPPHRFLLSVRLKNAELLLKNSNLPVADAAFSSGFNSIEYFTSAFRQRYHCPPAAYRKSIPA; from the coding sequence ATGGAAGCCGACATCCACACCCTCTACACCTCCGGATTCTACCGCGTCATCGACTTCAAATGCCGGTGCACCGACTGCCGCACGTCCAAACCAGAATATAGCGAATCGTTCAGCATCAGTTACGTACGCAAAGGAAATTTTCTCTTCAACGTCTTTCGCCACGCGCTGGACTCTTACAGCGGCTGTGTGCTGGTGACCAAGCCCGGCTACGAACGCACCGTGACCCACACCCACGAAGTGCCCGACGAGTGCACCATCTTCGATTTCAGAAACGATTTTCATGCCGCCCTGGTGGACCAATACGGCAACCTCCCCTTCTTCCGGAACCCCGATCTCCACTCCACCCTGATCCGCACCACTCCCGAAATGGAGTTTCTACACCATCACATCCTCCGCCTCATCCTAACCCAAGCCGGAAGCAAATTGGAGATCGACAACCTGGTGCTCGAGGTGATCGAAAAAACGCTGGCGCGCATCGGCGACTACACGCCCGACCATCGCATCAACCTGAGGCTGAAAAAGAATCACCTCATCACCATCGAAACCGCCAAGGCCTACATCACCGAAAATTTCTGCAACGACATCTCCCTGCTGGAGATCGCCCGGCATTGCTGCGTGAGCCCTTTCCATTTCAGCCGCATATTCAAGACGTTCACCGGCGAGCCGCCCCACCGGTTCTTGCTTTCGGTGCGTCTGAAAAATGCAGAGTTGTTACTAAAGAACAGCAACCTGCCCGTAGCCGACGCGGCGTTCTCTTCGGGGTTTAACAGCATCGAATATTTCACTTCGGCCTTCCGCCAGCGCTATCATTGTCCGCCCGCCGCCTATCGCAAAAGCATCCCGGCCTGA
- a CDS encoding DinB family protein, translating to MKELLKTLENSKTYTLSVAEAMPDKGYTFKPADGVWNFGELLHHIAYGIQWWEDNYIKGNKVDWNPPVAHTGKKDVSAYLNKAYDGLKKTLGHALTDDQVKGFYATLDHITHHRGQAVTYLRAHGVAPPEYMY from the coding sequence ATGAAAGAGCTGTTAAAGACATTGGAAAATTCAAAGACCTACACCCTCAGCGTAGCCGAGGCCATGCCCGACAAAGGCTACACGTTCAAACCCGCTGACGGTGTATGGAACTTTGGTGAACTGCTACACCACATTGCCTATGGCATTCAGTGGTGGGAGGATAACTATATAAAAGGCAACAAGGTGGATTGGAATCCTCCGGTGGCGCACACCGGGAAGAAAGACGTCTCGGCGTATTTAAACAAGGCCTACGACGGCCTGAAAAAAACACTCGGTCACGCGCTGACCGATGATCAGGTAAAGGGTTTTTATGCAACACTGGATCATATCACGCATCATCGTGGACAAGCCGTAACGTATCTGCGGGCACACGGCGTTGCGCCCCCTGAATACATGTATTGA